One genomic region from Sulfurimonas sp. encodes:
- a CDS encoding heat shock protein transcriptional repressor HspR yields the protein MIHKYDEPVYLISIVAKILEIHPQTLRQYERENLVCPSRSNGRIRLYSQRDIDRIKLILRLTRELGVNLAGVDIILRLKENVDGMETEIAELRHEVSLAQNTHSVSPDKALVTKKSIYEMIIFEE from the coding sequence ATGATACATAAATATGACGAACCAGTTTATCTCATAAGTATCGTAGCAAAAATTTTAGAAATACACCCTCAAACTCTTAGACAGTATGAGCGTGAAAATTTGGTATGTCCATCTCGTTCAAATGGTCGCATAAGATTGTATTCACAAAGAGATATTGATAGAATAAAACTCATACTAAGACTTACTCGTGAACTGGGTGTTAATTTGGCGGGTGTTGATATCATACTTAGACTAAAAGAAAATGTAGATGGCATGGAAACAGAGATAGCAGAGCTTCGTCATGAAGTTTCACTCGCTCAAAACACACACTCTGTATCTCCAGATAAGGCTTTAGTTACAAAAAAATCAATTTATGAGATGATAATCTTTGAAGAGTAA
- the murA gene encoding UDP-N-acetylglucosamine 1-carboxyvinyltransferase, which yields MDYLRIKKVESLSGNIKISGAKNASLPLIAMTILAKNSVHIKNLPKVADIKTLLKLLSNLGANCDFHDDKVVVDTSTLTQTKATYDIVKTMRASILVLGPILTRFGHCEVSLPGGCAIGQRPVDLHLKALEQMGAIIDIKSGYIEATAPNGLKGCDIIFDKITVTGTANIIMAAALAQGKTTLTNAAREPEVVQLCEVLNNSGVEIEGIGTAILTIHGSNSKLLNIKEFSVIPDRIEAGTYLCAGAISRDELTLTSVNAKHLGAVLSKLEEMGSSFTITKDTITIHPSKIIKPVKIVTQEYPAFPTDMQAQFLALATQADGTSIIEERLFENRFMHVSELQRMGADISLNGHVATINGGTKLSGTDVMATDLRASSALVLAALVADGVTNVHRIYHLDRGYDALEKKLEAVGANVKRLKE from the coding sequence ATGGATTATTTACGGATAAAAAAAGTTGAATCTTTAAGTGGAAATATCAAAATATCTGGTGCTAAAAATGCCTCTCTTCCTTTGATTGCAATGACTATTCTTGCAAAAAATAGTGTTCATATAAAAAACTTACCAAAAGTTGCTGATATAAAAACACTTTTAAAACTTCTCTCAAATCTTGGTGCTAATTGTGACTTTCATGATGACAAAGTTGTTGTGGACACATCTACACTAACACAAACAAAAGCAACTTATGACATTGTAAAAACCATGAGAGCATCTATCTTAGTTTTAGGACCTATCTTAACTCGTTTTGGTCATTGTGAAGTTTCTTTACCTGGTGGCTGTGCCATAGGACAAAGACCTGTTGACTTGCACTTAAAAGCTCTAGAGCAAATGGGTGCAATAATTGACATAAAATCTGGTTACATTGAAGCAACTGCTCCAAATGGCTTAAAAGGCTGTGATATCATTTTTGATAAAATTACTGTTACAGGAACTGCAAACATTATTATGGCTGCTGCTTTAGCACAGGGCAAAACAACCCTAACAAACGCAGCAAGAGAACCTGAGGTTGTTCAACTTTGTGAAGTTTTAAATAACAGTGGAGTAGAAATAGAAGGAATTGGAACTGCTATTTTAACTATCCATGGAAGTAACTCTAAATTACTAAATATTAAAGAATTTTCAGTTATCCCTGACCGTATAGAAGCTGGAACTTACCTTTGTGCGGGAGCAATAAGTAGAGATGAGTTAACTTTAACAAGTGTAAATGCCAAGCATCTAGGCGCTGTCTTATCAAAACTTGAAGAGATGGGAAGCAGTTTTACAATCACAAAAGACACGATAACTATCCACCCTTCTAAAATAATAAAACCCGTAAAAATAGTAACTCAAGAGTACCCTGCTTTTCCAACAGATATGCAAGCTCAATTTTTAGCACTTGCAACTCAAGCTGATGGCACTTCGATTATTGAAGAAAGACTATTTGAAAACAGATTTATGCATGTAAGTGAGCTTCAAAGAATGGGAGCGGATATATCTTTAAATGGACATGTTGCTACTATTAATGGTGGGACAAAACTAAGTGGAACCGATGTAATGGCAACTGACTTAAGAGCATCTAGCGCTCTTGTTCTTGCTGCTCTTGTTGCAGATGGAGTCACAAATGTGCATCGCATCTATCATCTTGACCGTGGATATGATGCTCTAGAGAAAAAGCTTGAAGCTGTTGGAGCAAATGTTAAAAGACTTAAAGAGTAG
- a CDS encoding J domain-containing protein: MAKSLYKTLEINEGASESEIKKAYRKLARQYHPDVNKDKGAEDKFKEINSAYEILSDKEKKQQYDMHGDSMFGGQNFHDFSRSHGRGGQGDLDDILRQMFAGGGGGGGFGGFGGGFQQQANLDIETSVTIPFSVSILGGSHSVSVNGERFDIKIPAGVKSGEKMRVKGKGHAQGGRAGDLFLKIQVASNPEYIREDDDLIKSFDVPLYAALFGDKIAIKTLEKEIKLKVPQNTKNGQRFRVKEMGAMNRKTKVRGNLYLEANIILPVIDELDKKLVDIMKEKLPKE; encoded by the coding sequence ATGGCAAAATCATTATACAAGACACTTGAAATCAATGAAGGTGCAAGTGAATCGGAAATAAAAAAAGCTTATAGAAAACTAGCAAGACAATATCACCCTGATGTAAATAAAGATAAAGGTGCAGAAGATAAGTTCAAAGAGATAAACTCTGCATATGAAATCTTAAGTGATAAAGAGAAAAAACAACAGTACGACATGCATGGTGACAGTATGTTCGGTGGTCAAAATTTCCATGATTTTTCTCGTTCACATGGTCGTGGCGGACAAGGTGATTTAGATGACATACTAAGACAAATGTTCGCTGGCGGTGGCGGCGGTGGTGGATTTGGCGGTTTTGGTGGAGGTTTCCAACAACAAGCAAACTTAGATATTGAAACAAGTGTTACTATTCCTTTTAGTGTATCTATTTTAGGTGGTTCCCATTCTGTATCTGTAAATGGTGAGAGATTTGACATTAAAATCCCTGCTGGAGTTAAGAGTGGAGAGAAGATGCGGGTTAAAGGAAAAGGTCATGCTCAAGGTGGAAGAGCAGGGGATTTATTTTTAAAGATTCAAGTTGCATCTAACCCTGAGTACATCAGAGAAGATGATGATTTAATCAAATCTTTTGATGTACCTTTGTACGCTGCACTTTTTGGCGATAAAATTGCAATAAAAACATTAGAAAAAGAGATAAAACTAAAAGTTCCTCAAAATACTAAAAATGGACAACGCTTTCGCGTAAAAGAGATGGGAGCTATGAATAGAAAAACAAAAGTTCGTGGTAATTTATATCTTGAAGCAAACATTATCTTACCAGTTATTGATGAACTTGATAAAAAGTTAGTAGATATAATGAAAGAAAAATTACCTAAAGAGTAA
- a CDS encoding exonuclease domain-containing protein encodes MLIFIDVQTTGLEVKDKIISMGLVAVEDEQITTMFELVNEGKKVPSIASSINHITTEMLKNKVNLKDSETYKFLLKHNRASSIIIGHNVKFDLSMLQNAGFSFLGEVIDTLRVTKHLVPECEMFSLQFLRYELKLYKKEEKSLDAYNALDNAKVVKNLYEYLKEMDTKRDFTKLSFQKVLLEKFEFGKYSGRYIEEISMCDRGYLEWMLSYVVDLDEDLRYSIEYHLGSIL; translated from the coding sequence ATGTTGATTTTTATTGATGTTCAAACAACAGGTTTAGAAGTAAAAGATAAAATAATCTCTATGGGTTTAGTCGCTGTTGAAGATGAACAAATAACAACTATGTTTGAGTTAGTAAATGAAGGAAAAAAAGTACCTTCAATTGCCTCGAGTATCAACCATATCACAACCGAAATGCTAAAAAATAAAGTGAACCTCAAGGACAGTGAAACATATAAATTTCTTTTAAAACATAACAGAGCATCTAGCATTATTATAGGGCATAATGTAAAATTTGATTTAAGTATGCTCCAAAATGCTGGTTTTAGTTTTTTAGGAGAAGTTATAGATACTCTAAGAGTTACTAAGCATCTAGTTCCCGAATGTGAAATGTTTTCATTACAGTTTTTAAGATATGAGTTAAAACTATATAAAAAAGAGGAAAAAAGTCTAGATGCTTATAATGCTTTAGACAATGCTAAAGTAGTAAAAAATCTTTATGAATATCTCAAAGAAATGGATACTAAAAGAGATTTTACTAAACTGAGTTTTCAAAAAGTATTGCTTGAAAAATTTGAATTTGGAAAATATAGTGGGCGTTATATAGAAGAGATTTCTATGTGTGACCGAGGTTACTTAGAGTGGATGCTAAGTTATGTTGTAGATTTAGATGAAGATTTAAGATATAGTATTGAGTATCATTTAGGGAGTATTTTATGA